One Rhodothermales bacterium genomic window, GGCCTGGTCGGCCCTACGCTGCTCGAGAAGGCGTTCCATAACGCGGAGCGGCAGGTGCACCGCGCGGCGCTGTTGCTGGGCATCGCCGGCCTGTTGCTCCATGCCTTCGTCGATGGCTTCGCGCTTCGGGAAGTGCCGGACGCGACGGGCCCGTGGGCCACGCTGTTGCCGCTGGGCGTCGCCATCCACCGGGTGCCGGTGGCGATGACGCTCTGGTGGCTCCTCTATCCGCGCTTCGGGACACTCGTCTCCGCGCTCGTGCTGGCCCTGATGGGGGCGGGCACCGTGGCGGGTTATGCGGCGGGGCCGGATCTCGAACCGCTTCTCGCCGGCCAGGGCATCACCCTGTTCCGCGCCCTGGTGGCCGGCTCCATCCTGCACGTCATCTTTCACCGCCCGCACGTGGCGCACGAGCACCACGATCATGCCCACGGGCATCACCACCCCCACCATAACCACGCCTTCCAGTGGTTCGAGGGCGCGGGCAACCTGCTCGGTCTGGCCGTGCTCGGCGTCCTGGTCGTGCTGCATGTCGACGCGCACGGCAGCGAAAACGGCATCCACGCGCTGTATATGTCGGTCGCCCGCACCTTCTGGAGCCTCGCGCTCGAAAGCGCGCCGGCGCTGCTGCTCGCCTACCTCAGCGGCGGCTTGATCTCGGCGTTTTTGCCGAAGGCGTCGGTGCGATGGATGCGGAGCGGCCGGCCGCTGGGACAGGCGCTCAAGGGCATGGCCGTCGGGCTCCCGCTGCCGATATGCACCTGCGGGGTGCTGCCGCTGTACCGGACGCTCATACGCCAGGGCGCGCCGGCGTCAGCGGCCATGGCGTTCCTGATCGCGACGCCCGAACTGGGGATCGACGCGCTCCTCATCTCCATCCCGCTGCTCGGAGGAGAGATGACCATGGTGCGCCTCGGCGCGGCCGCCCTCATCGCGCTGGCGGTGGGATGGGGCGTCGGGACGTTCGCCCGGCACACCACCAATCCGTATGCGGAGAGCGCGGATGCCGAGCGGCCGCCGGCGCCGTGGCGCGAGCGTCTCCGCGCCGGCATCAAGGAAGGCTTCGTCGGGCTGGTTGACGACACCGGGCCGTGGATCCTTACCGGCCTCCTCATCGCCGCCATCGCGCAGCCCATCCTCGAACAGGGCTGGCTCGGTTCGATTTCCGGGGTGGCCCAGGTGGCCCTCTTCGCGCTGATCGGGTTGCCGGTCTATGTGTGCGCCTCAGGCGCCACGCCCATCGTGGCCATGCTGCTGGTGAGCGGCGTGTCGCCGGGGGCGGCGCTGGCGTTTCTGCTCACCGGGCCGGCGACGAACATCAGCACATTCGGCATCCTCAGCGGACTCCACGGCCGGCGCGTCGCCATCGTCTTCGGCGCGGCCACGAGCCTCGTCGCCATCCTGCTCGGCGTGGCGGTCAATACCTGGTTCGGCGGCATCCATCTGCTCACGCGGGCGGAACTCGACCTCGACCAGGCCGGCTGGCTGCAACGCATCAGCCTCGTGCTGCTACTGGGGCTGTTCCTCGCGTCGCTCGTCCGCCGCGGCGCCCGGGCGTTTATGGGCGAGGTGTTCGAGAGCTTTCGGTACACCTCCGTCGAGGCGCACCAGGCCCATCAGCCGGCGTGCGCCGACGGCGCCTGCGCCTGCAGAACATGAGAACCGGAAACGTTCCGGTGGCACCGGCGTCTCTACCCACACGCACCAATCGACGATTCACCCCTGCCATGAGCGAAACCGCTGCCGCATCGAACGATGCACCCGAAGCGACCGAAACCAGTGAAAAGCGCCCGATCGTCACGCCGCGCCGGATCGCGGCCGTGGCGTTTATCGCCGTGCTCGTCCTCCTCATGCTTCGGACCGTGCTCGATCCCTATGGCGACAAAGGCTATGTCGAGATCTCACACGGCAACCACGTCCACTACGTGCCGGAAGACCGCAATCCCAACGTGTCCATCTCCAACTTCCCCTCGCGCCCCCCGGCCCCGGACGAACGCATCCTCCCCAACGGCCAGATCGTGAAGAAGTAAGCGTCGGATTGGTGTGGTCTTGCCCCCCCGGTCGTTACTCCTCCCCGTTCGTCATTCCCCGGTCGTTACCTCTCCCCGTTCGTCATCCCCGTTCGTTACCTCTCCCCGTTCGTCATCCCCCGTTCGTTACCTCTCCCCGTTCGTCATCCCCGTTCGTTACCTCTCCCCGTTCGTCATCCCCCGTTCGTTACCTCTCCCCGTTCGTTACCTCTCCCCGTTCGTCTTTCCCCGGTCGTCACCCCTCCCAGTTCGTCATCCCCAACTCGATTGGGGATCCAGCCGCTCATCGATCTCATAGGCACTGCCGTACCACCGGCTGCTCTGCAGGTCGCGGTTGAAGACCACGTCGATGCGCCCGAGGCGTATGCCGGCCCATCCCACCTGATTCACGATCGTAAAGCGGCCGTCCGGGTGCGAGGTCGTGACCGGCTGGTCGAGGAACGTATGCGTGTGGCCGCCGAGGATGAGGTCGATGCCCGGCACCTCCGCCGCGAGCGTCATGTCGCTCGGACGATCTTCCCGATAGCGGTACCCGAGGTGAGAGAGGCATACGATCAGATGGCATCCCTGCTGCCGCAGCACGTCCACCTGCTGCCTCGCCGCGACGATCGGATCCGTGTAGGTTACGCCCTCGTGCAGCGCGCCGATGACGAGGTGGTCGAAATCGATGCCGAGGCCGAAAAGCCCCACCTTGATCCGCCCCACCTGTTTGATGAGATGCGGCTTTGTGTGGCCGG contains:
- a CDS encoding permease, producing the protein MFLASSLIALFLGPLLYRIFEPRRHFYEVLDGFVVVVITGIVLLELLPDVVGGGVFLSIVFVLLGLVGPTLLEKAFHNAERQVHRAALLLGIAGLLLHAFVDGFALREVPDATGPWATLLPLGVAIHRVPVAMTLWWLLYPRFGTLVSALVLALMGAGTVAGYAAGPDLEPLLAGQGITLFRALVAGSILHVIFHRPHVAHEHHDHAHGHHHPHHNHAFQWFEGAGNLLGLAVLGVLVVLHVDAHGSENGIHALYMSVARTFWSLALESAPALLLAYLSGGLISAFLPKASVRWMRSGRPLGQALKGMAVGLPLPICTCGVLPLYRTLIRQGAPASAAMAFLIATPELGIDALLISIPLLGGEMTMVRLGAAALIALAVGWGVGTFARHTTNPYAESADAERPPAPWRERLRAGIKEGFVGLVDDTGPWILTGLLIAAIAQPILEQGWLGSISGVAQVALFALIGLPVYVCASGATPIVAMLLVSGVSPGAALAFLLTGPATNISTFGILSGLHGRRVAIVFGAATSLVAILLGVAVNTWFGGIHLLTRAELDLDQAGWLQRISLVLLLGLFLASLVRRGARAFMGEVFESFRYTSVEAHQAHQPACADGACACRT
- a CDS encoding metallophosphoesterase — its product is MNRRRFFQTLAAGGVGSYLAPLQALAADELRLVILHTNDTHSRIDPFPMDGGRNAGMGGIARRSALVQRIRAAEPNLLLLDSGDIFQGTPYFNFFGGELEFKAMSAMGYDASTLGNHDFDNGVPGLVKMLPHATFPFVSANYIVDAGSPLAGHTKPHLIKQVGRIKVGLFGLGIDFDHLVIGALHEGVTYTDPIVAARQQVDVLRQQGCHLIVCLSHLGYRYREDRPSDMTLAAEVPGIDLILGGHTHTFLDQPVTTSHPDGRFTIVNQVGWAGIRLGRIDVVFNRDLQSSRWYGSAYEIDERLDPQSSWG